One segment of Rhipicephalus sanguineus isolate Rsan-2018 chromosome 6, BIME_Rsan_1.4, whole genome shotgun sequence DNA contains the following:
- the LOC119395712 gene encoding CCR4-NOT transcription complex subunit 10, which yields MSDKEPSGSDGKTASADNGASLDTVVSEEEKQLATSAATEFHAGKYSACLETLDKLHAMRPTDPKVAHNRAVARYYASLMSMEEFGRELVESSPQLSDSLDDIDQCIPFFNHAVALFHAQHYRRALAVVDRLFQFIEPMDETVARKMCFLHIELCLCLKQPEKALATVAYLENLVFKADSPTADADTCRVQLYKTRCLIMMRSVKASKREIKNLVSSSAGSSSQTVFLRSQLEFLRGNYRKAVKVLATVQADDARTVAMYHNNLGCVHFCTGKPHLGSYNFAKALNTYVESTSKLDGRLYFDLLYNLGLQNLYCGKYTSAFDCLVEAVRMQPTNSRLWLRIAECCVNRHKSDNSTDFQLKDRKRYMVSGTAGAGPHRKIILAPSISSSKRSPAVGSAAIPVPTLEFAALCLGNVLQLLPEGAEERNSALALAAYVALCLDDPLMALRHAEDLLGQPKVTGTHSFLAHQYAAEALLLLDRVGDAIEHLNPDLIKDLSYSFSEPDETKGKDDKMSEENGKAYRKPWYPASPSMAKVVSLYNLAVAYTLRGGLGKATETLRLVSVPKGPDPEIPVQALMLAIYVQLQQGHADLAKNIIKQHLPQYK from the coding sequence ATGTCTGACAAGGAACCGAGTGGCAGCGATGGCAAAACGGCATCTGCCGACAACGGTGCATCTTTAGACACTGTTGTGTCCGAAGAGGAAAAACAACTGGCCACATCTGCAGCGACCGAATTTCATGCCGGCAAGTATAGCGCCTGCCTAGAGACGTTAGACAAGCTCCACGCGATGAGGCCAACGGATCCCAAAGTAGCGCACAACCGGGCAGTGGCTCGCTACTACGCGTCTTTGATGAGCATGGAGGAGTTCGGTCGCGAGCTTGTCGAAAGTTCGCCGCAGCTGTCGGACTCGCTGGACGACATAGATCAGTGCATTCCATTCTTCAACCACGCTGTGGCCCTGTTCCACGCGCAGCATTACCGCCGGGCCTTGGCCGTGGTAGACCGCTTGTTCCAGTTCATCGAGCCCATGGACGAGACCGTGGCCAGAAAGATGTGCTTCCTCCACATCGAGCTGTGCCTTTGCCTCAAGCAGCCAGAGAAGGCCCTGGCTACCGTCGCGTACCTCGAGAACCTCGTGTTTAAGGCGGACAGCCCAACAGCGGATGCCGACACCTGCCGCGTGCAGCTCTACAAGACGCGCTGCCTTATCATGATGCGTTCGGTGAAGGCGAGCAAGCGGGAAATAAAGAACCTGGTCAGCTCGTCGGCGGGCAGCAGCAGCCAGACAGTGTTCCTGAGGAGCCAGTTGGAGTTCCTGCGAGGGAACTACCGCAAGGCCGTCAAGGTGCTGGCCACGGTGCAGGCCGACGATGCGCGCACCGTCGCTATGTACCACAACAACCTCGGCTGCGTCCACTTCTGCACGGGCAAGCCGCATCTGGGCAGCTACAACTTCGCCAAGGCCCTCAACACGTACGTTGAGAGCACCTCCAAGCTGGACGGCCGGCTTTACTTCGATTTGCTGTACAACCTCGGCCTGCAGAACCTGTACTGCGGCAAGTACACGTCCGCCTTCGACTGCCTCGTGGAGGCGGTGCGCATGCAGCCCACCAACTCTCGGCTCTGGCTGCGCATCGCCGAGTGTTGCGTGAACCGCCACAAGTCGGATAACTCCACCGATTTCCAGCTCAAGGATCGCAAGCGGTACATGGTGAGCGGTACCGCGGGTGCTGGGCCGCACAGGAAAATAATCCTGGCGCCCAGCATTTCGAGCAGCAAGCGCTCGCCGGCCGTCGGCTCGGCCGCCATTCCGGTGCCCACCCTGGAGTTCGCCGCACTGTGCCTGGGCAACGTGCTGCAGCTGCTTCCCGAAGGAGCGGAGGAGCGCAATTCAGCGCTCGCCCTGGCCGCGTACGTGGCACTCTGCCTGGACGATCCCCTGATGGCACTGAGGCACGCCGAAGATCTGCTGGGCCAGCCCAAGGTGACGGGCACGCACAGCTTCCTGGCGCATCAGTACGCTGCCGAAGCGTTACTGCTGCTCGACCGGGTCGGGGATGCCATCGAACACCTGAACCCAGACTTGATCAAGGATCTGTCGTACAGTTTTTCCGAGCCCGATGAAACCAAAGGAAAGGATGACAAAATGTCCGAAGAAAACGGCAAGGCATACAGGAAGCCATGGTATCCGGCCTCTCCTTCCATGGCCAAGGTTGTCAGCCTATACAATCTGGCTGTGGCGTACACTCTGAGGGGTGGACTAGGAAAAGCAACGGAGACACTCAGGTTGGTCAGTGTGCCAAAGGGCCCTGACCCCGAAATACCCGTGCAGGCCCTCATGTTAGCCATATACGTCCAACTTCAACAGGGTCATGCCGACTTGGCAAAAAATATAATCAAACAGCATCTTCCCCAGTACAAGTGA